A region of the Polaribacter sp. L3A8 genome:
TAAACCCAGATCAATACATACAAACATTTGCAGATTTAGGCGCAGATATTTTAACCGTACATTATGAAGCTTGTACACACTTACATAGAACCGTACAAGCCATAAAAGCAGCAGGAATGAAAGCTGGAGTTGCTTTAAACCCACACACACCAATTGCTGTTTTAGAAGATATTATAGATGATTTAGACGTTGTGTGTATTATGAGCGTAAATCCAGGTTTTGGCGGACAATCATTTATAGAAAACACCTATAAAAAAGTAAGTCAATTAAAACACTTAATAGATTTTACAGAATCTGAATGCCAAATTGAAATAGACGGAGGCGTTACCTCTTATAATGCAAATGCATTAATAGAAGCCGGAGCAAATGTTTTAGTTGCTGGTAGTTTTGTTTTTGGATCAGAGAATCCTACACAAACTATTGCCGACTTAAAAAAGACAATCGAATAATTGTTATACACAGTTGTAGATATAGAAACCACAGGAAATGGATATAAAGGTTCTAAAATAACCGAAATATCCATTTTTGTTTTTGATGGAAAAAAAATTGTAGATGAGTTTACTACTTTAGTAAATCCAGAACAAAATATCCCTGCATTTATTACCGATCTTACAGGTATAACAGATGCAATGGTAAGAAATGCGCCTAAGTTTTATGAAATTGCAAAAAAGGTTGCAGAAATTACCAAAGACACTATTTTTGTAGCACACAATGTTAATTTCGATTACAACATTATTCTAGAAGAATTTAAAAACTTAGGATTCGATTTTGAACGACAAAAGCTCTGTACCGTTCGTTTGTCTAGAAAAATTATTCCAGACTTAAGTTCTTATAGCTTAGGGAACATTTGCACCATAGAAAACATCCCTATAAACGGAAGACACCGAGCAAAAGGAGATGCAGAAGCAACTACAGAATTGTTTAAAAGGTTACTAGAAAGAGATGATAATTTTACTATTAACTCCTTTTTAAATCCTAAATCGAAACCAGCAACCGTACCACCTCTTTTAAATAAAAAAGTAGTAGATAACTTACCAGAAACTTTTGGCATTTATGAGTTTAAAAACTCAGATAATGAAATTATTTATATTGGTCAGTCTAACAATATAAAACAACGTGTTATCAGTCATTTTTCTGATAAAAAGAAAACAGCACAAACCATGTGTTTAGAAATTGCAGCTATTTCTTTCACAGAAACTGGTAACGAATTACTGGCTTTATTATTAGAATCTACAGAAATTAAACAAGCTGCCCCTAAATTTAACAAACCACAAAAAGAGAAAAAAGAAACGTTTGGTTTGTTTGTTTACGAAGATCAAAAAGGTATTATGCATTTAGGCCACAATCGGTTAAAAATGATTCCGAACCCAATAATAAAATGCTATTCTGTAACAGCATGTAAAACTCATTTAGATACTTTACGTAAAGAGTTTCTGTTATGCCAAAAATATTGCCACATAGAACCTAATACTTCTAGTTGTACTCTTTATCCGCTAGAAGAATGCAAAGGTATTTGTTGTAATGCAGAAGCTATTAATGATTATAACGCTCGCGTAAAAGAAGCCATTAAATCCGTTGAAATTAGCACTGAAAGTTTAGTTATCAAAGAAAAAGGAAGAACTGAAAATGAAGTTGGTTTTGCGTTAATTTTAAACGGAATTTATCAAGGTTTTGGCTATGTAGATATGCATCAATCTGAACAATTAGAAAACCCAGAAGATTATCAGTTTTTTGTAACACCTAAAAAAGACAGCAAAGATATTCAACGTATTATTTCTAGTTATTTAAAGAAAAAAGAGGCTTAAAAAAAAGCCTCTTTCTTACTAACTAACCAATATAAAAACCACTATAATTTTGCTACCAAATATTTTACTAAATCCCTTGTAGTAACTATTCCTACCAGTTCAGAATCTTCAATTACTGGTAAAGCATGAAATCCTTTATTTGTAAGTAACTCTGCCGTATCTTTTATAGAAGTATAAGGCGGAATTGCTATTATATTTTTTGCCATAACTTGCTCTATAGAAAAAGTATTTTTAACAACACTATTAATCGTCTTTTTATCATCGTTCATATCAGAATAACTAACTCTCTGTATGTCCGAGTAACTTAACATACCTATGATTTCTTTTCCTTTTACAACAGGGATATGTTTAATTTTTTTATCAAAAAATAATTTTTCTGCGGTAACTAAATCATCATTAACACTAAGTGTTACTAAATTTGTTGCCATTATTGTTGATATCGGCTCGTCTCTTTTCATAATATGTTGTTTTAAATCGTACTTCAAATTTCTGAATAAAAGCAATTGTAAAAGATGATTTATGTCAGTTTTATTCTTTTTTTTTATATTTAAGAAACAATACAAAATAAACCTTAAAATAATAGACACAAAACCAAATAGTTATTTGTTTCGTATATACTTAAGAATAAGAGGTGAAATTAATTTATTGATTATCTTTAAATAATTCTCTTTCATATTAAAATATTATTTCTGTACCTCGAAAACAATTGTTTGATTTAGATATTCTTTCTATACAATTCTAAATTTAATACACCTAGCAATTAAAAGCTATTATAGATAAAAATTAACTATTAATAATTGTCACTAAAGGTCTAAAATTGGTACAAAAAGTAAAATATTAAAACAATAGTTAAGAAAAATTTATTAACAACCATGTGACTTCTAATAAATTACGGTGTCCAAATATAGTAAATAGCCCATAATTAATTTGTTTCAAAATAATTATGAGGTATAAATTAAAAATTAATAAATTATGAAAACCCCCACCCTATTTTTAAAATTAATATTATTTATTAGTCTTATAAATCCTTATACAACAAAAATAATGAGTCAAACTGTAGTTGCAACTACTACAGTAGAATCTAGCACTTACACAATTTCTGGTGGACCAAAACAAATTGCTTTTGTTATTGCTGGGGGTAATGGAGGAAATGGAACCAATACTTTTGGAGGTAACGGTGCTACCATAAACGCAATCTATAACCTAAACAACGGAGATGTTATTAGATATCTAGTAGCAGAAGGAGGCTTCGGTGGCTCAGAAGCCGGTGGTGGTGGTAGTACGGGTATTTACATTAACAGTACTTTAATTTTAGTTGCTGGTGGTGGTGGTGGTGGTGATAACTCAGCCAATGCTGTTGGCTTTGGCGCTAATAACACTACAAATGGAGACAATGGAACGGTTGCAGCTACTTTTACAAATAATGGTAGTGGTGGTACAGCTGGTAATGGAGGTACTTCTAATTCAGATTCTGGTGGTGGTGGTGGTATTAACTCTGCGGGTGGTAATGGTTCTTCTGGTCTTGGTGGTAAAGCAGCTAAAGTAGATTTTACTCTAGCTCTAGGAGGTACTGCAATTTCTGGAAACGGAGCTGGTGGACGAGGTCTTACTGGAGGTGGTGGTGCTGGTAATTTTTACGCTGCTGCTGGTGGTGGTTACTCTGGTGGAGGTGCTGCGGGTGGCGCTGGTTCTGCGGGTGGTGGTGGTTCTTTTGTTAACACTACTTTTACAGGCTACGTTACTAGTACAATTGCAGCAGGAGCAAATGGTGCTGCTTCTGGAGCAGACCAAACAAACGGAAATAATGGTAGTGTAACAATTACAGGTATTACAGATATAGATAATGATGGTATTACAGATTCTATTGATATAGACGATGATAATGATGGTATTTTAGACACAGAAGAAAACATAGAATGTACCGGTAGTTTAAATTATGAATTTTATAATGCATCTCCTGCTTCTAATACTGTAGACAACATACCTACAACGGGAGTAACTGGCGTGGGTACAGTTTCAGATTTTGATGTAACAGCATTACAGACTATTGTTACTCCTACTGATGCCAATACCTACAGCATAAGATACACTGGTTTTATAAAAATACCAACAACAGACACTTACACTTTTTACTTAAACTCAGACGATGGTTCTAAAGTATATATTGATGGAAATGAAGTAGCAGATTACGACGGACCACATGCAGCAAGAGGCCCTATAGCAGGAACTCCTGTTTTACTAAATGCAGGTGCCCATACCATTGAAGTGCTCTTTTTTGAAAATAACGGGCAACATTCTTTAATTGTTGAATACTCAAGTATTTCTGCTCCATTAAGAATTCCCATTCCGTTTAACACTTTATCTCCTGGTAATTGCGATAGTGACGGCGATAGTATACCTAACTCATTAGATTTAGACTCAGACAACGACGGAATTCCAGATAACATTGAAGGGCAAACTACAAGAGATTACCTAGAACCTTCTGGAGATGATGTTGACAACGATGGTTTAGATGATGCTTATGACTCAAATTTAACTGGTAGTGCAAATTCTTTTGGAATAACACCTTTAAATACAGATGCTACTGCAACAATCGGAGCGGATACTGTACCAGATTATTTAGATTTAGATTCTGATGGTGATACTATTTTTGACATTGTAGAATCGGGTTCTGGACTTACAAATACCGCCGGTAGAACAGATGGAATTGTAGGCACAAACGGACTAGAAAACACCTTAGATAATGGCGATAACTACACCGATGTTAATGGTAGTTTTGACAGCACCCAAACCGACAATTTTACAGATATAGATAGTGATGCTTTAACATTTGGAGATGTAGACTATAGAGATCTTACAGAAGACGGAATAGCAATGATTACTCAAGTATATCAATCTAATTTAGACAACTGGATAGAAATCACAAATATTCATAGTACAAATAATATCGCTGCCAACAGCATAAAAGTACAATTATACAATTCAAAATCAGGAGATCAAACAGGAGTTTCCCCTAACTCCACTTATACCGTTAATGCTGTTTTAACCCCAGGACAATCTGTTTTACTAGGTAATTTGAATAATGCAATTACAAACATCAACAGTAGTGCCCTTCGTTTAGATGATACAAACATCACAAATTTTGCAAATGCAGACGATATTATTACATTATCATCTAGTAATGATGCTAATTCATATATACATAGATACGATATTATCGAAGCATTTACAGACAACACTTCTTATGTAAGAATTGATGAAATAGAATTACCTAATATTACGTACACTACAAATGAATGGGTAGCTTTTATAGATAACAACATCGATGCTTATCAAGCTGGATATGGAGGAGATATTTCTAGCACTAAAAGACACCCTCAAGACCCGTTAATTTCTGAAATAGAAGATTCAAATACGCAAGCAAATACTTTGTTAGGTTTACATCAAATTGAAAAAACAACTACAAATGCAAATAACACTTGGGACAATGGGTATCCAGATAGGTCACGTTACGTTGTTATAGATGAAGATTACAATCATACTGGCAGTAGATTTAGTGCTCGTAAATTAGATGTAAATACCTTTAAAGAATTAAGAATTACAGATAATGTTTTAGTGGTTACAAATGATATTCTATTAGATGGAAACATTAGATTAACAGGGACCACTGCTCAACTAATACAAACACACACAAATACTAGTACAGTTACAAGTTCAGGTACGCCTGGTCAATTATTTATAGATCAAAATTCTGAAGTACCTAGTTTATATCGCTACAACTATATGAGCTCACCTGTTACCAATCCAGGTGCAGATAACTATTCTCTTATCACTGTTTTTAAAGATGGCACTACGCCTAACGACCCAAAAGACATTACTTTTGTTACAGGCTATGATGGTTCTTATGCAGGCGGAGTTCTTAAACTAGCAGATTTCTGGATCTACACCTATGCTACAGCCAGCAACGGTAGATCTAATTGGGAACACAAATACCGAAGAGGTACCATAAAAAGAGGAGATGGTTTTATCTTTAAAGGACCTGGTCAAATACAAAACTATACTTTTGTTGGTACACCTAATGACGGTAGTTTTACATCAGAAAATGAAATTGACACAGGAGAATCTTATTTAATTGGTAACCCGTTTCCTTCTGCTATAAATGCTAGAAAATTTATAGACGATAATATAGACGCTACTACCGGAACCTTATATTTCTGGCAACATGTAGGTGAAAATAATAACCAAGGAACTGCCGGTCATAACTTTGCTGGATATATTGGTGGGTATGCCTCTCAAAATAAAATTACGTCTACAAATGCATATGCAGCAACCCCTACAACCGCAGTATTATATACACTTCAGGCAGAAGATGCAGATTATACAGGAATTCCAACATCAACTGGCCCTACTACTGGAATTTCATTAAATGAAACTGATTACATTAAGTTCGAAAACATTTCTAGCGGTGTAGATACTTTAAAAATAACCTATGCAGCTATTGCTGATAAAAACCTTCAAATTAAAGTTAATAATGTTGTAAAAGGAGAAATTACCTTTGCAGGCACTAGTAATAATTATACCGAAAAAGAAATTGCTTTATGTATAGAATCTGGTAGCAATATTACATTAACCTCTACCAATGATGGAAATAGCATTAAAATTGACCAAATAACATTTAAAGATAATGATGGCTACATTGCTTGTTCTAGTGTTGGTAATGATGACACTAAATATGATGACCCACAACCTTATATTGCAGTCGGACAAGGATTTTTTGTAGTAGGTGGAGATACTAAAGATAAAATTGTTTTTAACAATAGCCAAAGAGCATACGTTACAGAAGAATCTGGAGAATCTGTCTTTTTTAAAGGTAAAAAGAAAACGCTAAAGAAAACGCCTACAGAAGAATTACCTATTTTAAAACTAGGCATGAACTACGCCAAGGCTAAAGGGAGTAATTTCCATCGTCAAATTGCCATCTCTTTTAACAAAGCAAACTCTTTTGCCTATGAAAAAGGATTTGATTCTCAAATGTATGATATTAACCCGACGGACTTCTATTGGAATTTTTCTAACGACACCAACAGTTATGTAATTGCTGGGATACAAGGTATATCTGATGCTTTAGAAGTGCCTTTAGAAATTGTTGTAAGTAAAAATAGTGTTATTACAATTGTAATTGATGAAACCACAAACATCAATCAAAACATATACATAAAAGATAAACTTACAGGTAAAACACAACAAATAAATAATGCAAGTGCCAGCTATCAATTAAAAACAGGCACCTACACAGACAGATTTGTTTTGGCATTTACACCAGCAAATACTACACTTAGTTTAAAAGATGATATCTTAACAAAACAAACAAGTGTTTTTACAGATAACAAAAACCATAACATTGTTATTTCTAAAAATAAAGAAATAAAGATAAATACTGTAACGTTATTTGACATTCTTGGTAAAAAAGTAATTCTTTGGAATATTAAAGAACAAAAAGAAACCTACCAATTAAACATCAAAAAACAAATACCAACAGGTATTTACATTGTAAAAATAAAAACAGACAAAGGTACAATCAATAAAAAAGTTCTTGTTGAATAACCTATAATACACAACTC
Encoded here:
- a CDS encoding exonuclease domain-containing protein; this translates as MLYTVVDIETTGNGYKGSKITEISIFVFDGKKIVDEFTTLVNPEQNIPAFITDLTGITDAMVRNAPKFYEIAKKVAEITKDTIFVAHNVNFDYNIILEEFKNLGFDFERQKLCTVRLSRKIIPDLSSYSLGNICTIENIPINGRHRAKGDAEATTELFKRLLERDDNFTINSFLNPKSKPATVPPLLNKKVVDNLPETFGIYEFKNSDNEIIYIGQSNNIKQRVISHFSDKKKTAQTMCLEIAAISFTETGNELLALLLESTEIKQAAPKFNKPQKEKKETFGLFVYEDQKGIMHLGHNRLKMIPNPIIKCYSVTACKTHLDTLRKEFLLCQKYCHIEPNTSSCTLYPLEECKGICCNAEAINDYNARVKEAIKSVEISTESLVIKEKGRTENEVGFALILNGIYQGFGYVDMHQSEQLENPEDYQFFVTPKKDSKDIQRIISSYLKKKEA
- a CDS encoding PA14 domain-containing protein translates to MSQTVVATTTVESSTYTISGGPKQIAFVIAGGNGGNGTNTFGGNGATINAIYNLNNGDVIRYLVAEGGFGGSEAGGGGSTGIYINSTLILVAGGGGGGDNSANAVGFGANNTTNGDNGTVAATFTNNGSGGTAGNGGTSNSDSGGGGGINSAGGNGSSGLGGKAAKVDFTLALGGTAISGNGAGGRGLTGGGGAGNFYAAAGGGYSGGGAAGGAGSAGGGGSFVNTTFTGYVTSTIAAGANGAASGADQTNGNNGSVTITGITDIDNDGITDSIDIDDDNDGILDTEENIECTGSLNYEFYNASPASNTVDNIPTTGVTGVGTVSDFDVTALQTIVTPTDANTYSIRYTGFIKIPTTDTYTFYLNSDDGSKVYIDGNEVADYDGPHAARGPIAGTPVLLNAGAHTIEVLFFENNGQHSLIVEYSSISAPLRIPIPFNTLSPGNCDSDGDSIPNSLDLDSDNDGIPDNIEGQTTRDYLEPSGDDVDNDGLDDAYDSNLTGSANSFGITPLNTDATATIGADTVPDYLDLDSDGDTIFDIVESGSGLTNTAGRTDGIVGTNGLENTLDNGDNYTDVNGSFDSTQTDNFTDIDSDALTFGDVDYRDLTEDGIAMITQVYQSNLDNWIEITNIHSTNNIAANSIKVQLYNSKSGDQTGVSPNSTYTVNAVLTPGQSVLLGNLNNAITNINSSALRLDDTNITNFANADDIITLSSSNDANSYIHRYDIIEAFTDNTSYVRIDEIELPNITYTTNEWVAFIDNNIDAYQAGYGGDISSTKRHPQDPLISEIEDSNTQANTLLGLHQIEKTTTNANNTWDNGYPDRSRYVVIDEDYNHTGSRFSARKLDVNTFKELRITDNVLVVTNDILLDGNIRLTGTTAQLIQTHTNTSTVTSSGTPGQLFIDQNSEVPSLYRYNYMSSPVTNPGADNYSLITVFKDGTTPNDPKDITFVTGYDGSYAGGVLKLADFWIYTYATASNGRSNWEHKYRRGTIKRGDGFIFKGPGQIQNYTFVGTPNDGSFTSENEIDTGESYLIGNPFPSAINARKFIDDNIDATTGTLYFWQHVGENNNQGTAGHNFAGYIGGYASQNKITSTNAYAATPTTAVLYTLQAEDADYTGIPTSTGPTTGISLNETDYIKFENISSGVDTLKITYAAIADKNLQIKVNNVVKGEITFAGTSNNYTEKEIALCIESGSNITLTSTNDGNSIKIDQITFKDNDGYIACSSVGNDDTKYDDPQPYIAVGQGFFVVGGDTKDKIVFNNSQRAYVTEESGESVFFKGKKKTLKKTPTEELPILKLGMNYAKAKGSNFHRQIAISFNKANSFAYEKGFDSQMYDINPTDFYWNFSNDTNSYVIAGIQGISDALEVPLEIVVSKNSVITIVIDETTNINQNIYIKDKLTGKTQQINNASASYQLKTGTYTDRFVLAFTPANTTLSLKDDILTKQTSVFTDNKNHNIVISKNKEIKINTVTLFDILGKKVILWNIKEQKETYQLNIKKQIPTGIYIVKIKTDKGTINKKVLVE
- the rpe gene encoding ribulose-phosphate 3-epimerase encodes the protein MSNLLAPSILAADFANLQRDIEMVNNSEADWFHIDIMDGVFVPNISFGMPVLKAITKHAKKTIDVHLMIVNPDQYIQTFADLGADILTVHYEACTHLHRTVQAIKAAGMKAGVALNPHTPIAVLEDIIDDLDVVCIMSVNPGFGGQSFIENTYKKVSQLKHLIDFTESECQIEIDGGVTSYNANALIEAGANVLVAGSFVFGSENPTQTIADLKKTIE
- a CDS encoding CBS domain-containing protein; protein product: MKRDEPISTIMATNLVTLSVNDDLVTAEKLFFDKKIKHIPVVKGKEIIGMLSYSDIQRVSYSDMNDDKKTINSVVKNTFSIEQVMAKNIIAIPPYTSIKDTAELLTNKGFHALPVIEDSELVGIVTTRDLVKYLVAKL